The sequence GAAGAGAAGTTGCTTGAAACTGCATACAGCCAACTAGCAATATACTTGCATAGTTTAGCTGTAGTTGAAATTTTATCTTCAAGAACTTCTATAACTCCTGCAGCGGTTACAGGTTTAAGCCTGGGAGAGTATACAGCTCTAGTGGCTTCTGGACGTATTTCTTCAGTTGATGGCTTTAATATTATTAGTAAACGTGCTCAATTTATGAATCAGGCTTGTCAACAAAGTCCTGGTGCCATGGCAGCAGTTTTGGGTTTGACAGCCGACGTTATTGAGCAGAATTTAGAAAGTTTAGGAGAGGGGATTTGGGTTGCCAATTACAATGCTCCTAAACAGATAGTTATTGCTGGTCTAAGAGAAAAAATAGAAGAAGCTGTTAAATTGTTTACAGATTTAGGAGCCAAAAGGGCGATACTATTAAAAGTATTTGGAGCTTTTCATACTCCACTGATGCAGTCAGCTGAAGATGAGTTAGCGCCTTACTTATATGATTTGAATATGAATAGTTCTGAAATCCCTTTTGTATCTAATGTTACAGCCAACTTTCTAAGGAATAATGATGAAATTCTTCAGTGTTTAGTCAAGCAAATGACTTCCCCCACGTTATGGTATCAAAGTTGTTCTAAAATAGATTTAGAAGTTGATGAATTTTTAGAACTTGGTCCAGGTAAAGTTCTTGCTGGATTGAATCGTTCTATAGGATTAAATAAACCTATTAAAAGTTTAGGTACAGTAGAAAGCATCAATAATTTTTTATCAGGGCTATAGATATATGAATGGTATATTGTTGGGAAAGAAAGCGATCGTTACCGGGGGATCTAGAGGTATAGGATTTGCCATTAGTAAGCTTTTTGTAGAGCAAGGTGCGGACGTTGAGATTTGGGGAATAAATGACGAGGGTGGTAAGAAAGCTGCTCAAGAATTATCGAAAATAGGAAGACCTGCGACTTTTGCTAAAGTTGATGTTAGTAAGAGTGAATCTGTAAAAGAGGCCGTTCAGAATTTTATTACAGTACATGGTAATATTGATATTTTAGTAAATAATGCGGGGATTACTCGAGATAATCTTTTAATGCGTATGTCTGAAGAAGAGTGGTCTTCTGTGATTAACACTAATTTAAATTCCCTATACTATGTATGTTCTAGTGTAATTCGTCCTATGATTAAAGCTCGTTCTGGGTCTATCATTAACATTAGTTCAGTTGTTGGTTTAATGGGGAGTCCAGGACAGACCAATTATGCAGCTGCCAAAGCTGGTATTATAGGGTTTAGTCGAGCGTTAGCTAAAGAAGTTGCTGCAAGAAACGTTAGAGTGAACTGCATAGCTCCTGGGTGTATTGATACTGATATGACCAGAGTGTTAAATGATAATTTAAAAAGCGAATGGTTAAAAAATGTTCCTATGGGGAGAATGGGTTTCCCTGAAGAAATTGCTAACGTAGCACTATTTCTTGCTTCACCCTTATCTTCTTATATAACTTCTCAGGTATTGAGTGTTGATGGAGGTATGACATACTAAATAGGTTGCAAACAATCTAGATTGAAAAATTAGATTTTTGTGATACTGGTTGTTTTCTCTTTTTAGGAAATTTTAGGTAATTGTGTAGATAAAACATAAGGATATAGCAATGAGTTTAGAAGATGATGTAAAGGCAATTATTGTTGAGCAACTTGGGGTAGATCCAAGTGAGGTAAATGAGAATTCTTCATTTATCGAGGATCTTAATGCTGATAGTTTAGACTTAACAGAGTTGATTATGACTTTAGAAGAAAAGTTTAACTTTGAAATTTCAGAACAAGATGCAGAAAAATTACGTACTGTAGGCGACGTTCTCACATATATTAAAACACGTCAGGGCCAGTAGTTGGACTACTCCTTTTGAGGTGCGTTTGTATCCTTAGTGCATCATTTCCACTAAAATAGCGCACCATTTCTTTTATTTTTCTTTACATGACTATTTTCTTAATGCATTCAGGAATGCATTTTAGATTATCTTTTATGAGATGGGATGTCTAAAAGTAATTTGCTTAGCGTATAGCTCTAGGAGCGATAAAGCTACTGAAGGGCATTCTTCAACAATACTCAGAAATTGTCCCTTACTTAAAGTGAGGGTACGAACTTGAGTTATTGCTTCCGCATTATATTCTCTGGGTTTGTTGCTGAATAAACTTTCTTCTCCAAAGCACTCTTGTGATGAAATTGTAACAGATAAAGATGAGCTGTTATCGGTAATTTTGACGTAACCTTCTACTATGATGTATAAGCTGAAGCTGGGTTCTTCTATAGAAAATATTTTTACTCCAGGCTTAAAGATCATGATTTCAGTTTTATCTGAAATCGCAAGGAGGATGTCCATATCTAAAGAATTAAATATAGGATTTTTCTTTAGAAGGAAGGCGCGGTCAATTAAATTCATCAAGAGACTCCTGGCTAAATAGTAAAGAAAGTAACTAGATTGTCAGAGTCATCTTTATTGTGATTTGTATGCTCTTCATCTAAAGTCGAATACGGCGGTACTGGTTGAAAATCAGCGTCGCAATTTGCTAATTCTTCCTTTAACTGTCTGGCTGTAAGTTTACTTAAATATGAAGGAGAATTTTCCATCATATTCAATAACTCTTTTAATGTTAAAGGAATAACACCACATTTTAGATAGTATTTTTCACTACGCTTTCCTGGGTTATTAATGAAGGGATCGAGTAGAGCAAATAAATAATCTTCGCAATTTTTTTCTAGAGATTCAAGTGCTTGTGCTTTTGCTTTTTTATTTTTTCCTGTTAGGGCTCTTATAAGTATATCAGAGTGTTCTACAGATCCTAAAATACCTAGGAATTCAAACATGAAGTTCACTTCAGATTGATAGTTGGATTCTAAGGTATTAACTAATAGGCTGAGGTTGTATTTAGGATAGGATTTTTGAATATAATTCTTATGATAATCATAAAAGATAGCTTTTAAGGCTTTAGATTTTACGATTTTATAAGCGTGTTTCTTAAAGAGTTTGTTATCAATTTTACAAAGTGCTTTGGCAGCAAGAATACGACAACGGTTGTGTATGTTATTATCAGAAAGAATCTGAAGGAATGCGGTTGCTGTTTCTTTAGGTAATCCTATAATAATCGACTCAGCCTGTTTCCTAGAGGTGCTTTTTAATAATGAGGTGGTGATGAGGAATTCTTTCACTAATGAAGCATCTAAAATAACACTAATTGTTTTCAATAGATAGTCACAGGCTTCTTCGTTATGAAGATGGTGTCTTAGTACTTGTAGTAATTTCTTGCAGTAAGGCTTGTGTAAGGTTTTCACAGATGCGTGTAGAGCCTTACATGTTTGAATAAAAATCTTGTTATTCGTGTTATCTAAGAATTCGACCAAAGTAGAGAAATTGTCAGGATTTTTTTCTAGGGTGAGAATAGAAAGTCCAATGGATACTACTCGAGAATCTGCGGAGGTGAGGAGTTCTTTAAGACGTGCATCTGCAATATCACGATATTGTCCACAGATTTCTTGCCGGCGAACTGTAAGAATTGCGGCGAGTAATTTATCACCGGGTTCATCATAAAGGTCTTCAGAAATATCAGAGATGCCTAATAAGTCATGTTCTGCAAAATAGAGATGTATTCCGGCAGCAATTGAAGGGTGTGGTGTAGTCATTGACCATCGTTTTAGGAGCTCTAGAGTAAGAAAATCTCTAGCCCAGAGACTATTCTTTAGCATTTCCATGGTTTTTAGCTTACTTGGTAAGCTCAGCTTATTCATATGAGCTAATAAACTAGGAAGGACACTACGACTACCAAGATTTAGCAAATGCTGGAAGGCAAAGATTTGATGTTTTTCATGTTGATGCTTTAGATGAGTGAGTAGTAACAGTTCTGTTTGTCTCTTCTCTTTTAAAGTCATGGATTTTATCCATTCTAGCATGGTTTTTTTCAGATGGATAGCTTGAGAAGATAAGTTTCTTAAAATGGCTTTGGCGTAGTATGACCGTAATAAACAAGCTAAGACGACTGTGATAAGGGATATCACAAGACAGACTGTATATTGGTAGGAAATAGCAAAACATAGGAGAGCCCACACGAACATGCCTACCGGCTCAATAAAGCACTCTATTGCAATTCTAATCTGGTTTCGAATACTGTTAGGAACCCCATAAATCAGCAACTGCAGGTTATTATCATCTAAAGCATAAGTCAATCCTTCACGAGCTACCATACCGACGGTTGCAATGCCAAGTGAGGTTTTAAATGACCAACAGAAAAACAGGCTAGTGAAGCATAGGGGGGCAAAAAGGATAATATTGTTCACCCCCATATTCTTTACAATTCTGCTGTAGGCAAACAGAGCAAAGCACATGTTTGTTAAAGAAATCCAGGATGACCACTTTGTGATATGTGCTGTAAGTTCGTATGTGTCTCGTTCTGCGAAGTGATGTTCGAAGATTTTTAAGTAATTAAACTCTGTCGCGATAGCAAGTAGCTGCATTAAGAAATAAAAACATAGTAAATAGAAGGTATAGCTATCCTTTAAGCAGAGTTTAAAAGCTTTTGAAGCAGAAGGAGGATGACCAGTGTCTATAAAATGGTCATGGTCTTCGGATAATTCCTTTAGAGATTTAGATACATAATGCACGATAGGGTAGCAACTGAACAGAATTACGACAAAGAGTACGAGAATTCTTTCAATCCCTATGTATTGAATTCTGTTAACGATTCCGCAACCAATAGCATCCCCTAAAAATATGATGGCATTGAATATGCTGAAATGTCTTTTAGCATCTTGAATATTAAAGAATTGGTCTACAAATCCCCAGAAATTTGTATAAGCTAATATTATAGAGCTCCATGTGAGCATGCGATAAATCAGTAGTGGCGTTGAGGGAATTTCACTACATGTGACTGCGTAACAAAAAAGGTAGAGGTTGCATACAATGATACTGGTTATGGGCAATAGAAATAATGTCTTTGGAGCAACTCTTTTTTTACATAAATTGTAAAGAATCAGTGAAGATAGAAGACATAGAATTGATGATGAGCCCAAGTAAATAGAGGGCAGGCCTTCTGTTCCTACATTTTCGAGAAAAAGCCCTTCACTTAATGCTAAGGAACCGTAACAACCTATTCCCCAAATTAACCCTAAAGCTAAAAATAGAAGGGCTCTTCTCTCTTCTCCATGATGCAGATTCAATAGCAAGCGAAGGGCTTTTTGCATGGCAAACCCACCTAAGAAAATAATATATTAACTGATGAAATTAATTAATTTCAAGGTGCGTCTAGGTGATTAAACAATAATAAATTTTATACAATTTATTTTTTTAATTTCCTGTTAATCTAGTTTCAAGAGGCAAGGGTTTGTTGTGACGAATTAATGAAACGCAAAGCACACTAATTAAGCAGATCACCGTTACTATTGAGGCACTAACAATAGCCCATATAGAGTTTGCTGTATTAACTAAAATGGCAGCAACTTGAGGCAGTACACCAGCGAGTCCTAAGGAAGCTAAAACAATAATGATAATAGCAACTAAAGAGATGGCTAGCAAGAATGCTGATAAAGCCATAGGACCACTGCAAACGCCCGTTGGGGAAGACAACCCATGTAGTTTTGTCTTGATTGCAGCAACTTCAGTTCTAAGTTCAGAAACGACTGCAGAAGTATTTGCCATGTGCGACTGCATTATACGCATCAGGTAGCTTTGATCTATTGTTCCAGATGCTGTGCCCGGAACGTGAGTCCATCCCGCTGAATATTGTTGCTGTAGACCTGATACAGCCGCCTGAATAGTAGATAACTGTGCTGAAATTTCATGTGCACTTAATGGAGGTAGCGATGTTTCGGTTGTATTTAAATCGGTTCTTACAGAGGTCATAATGTCTAACTTCTCCTAAGTATTCTTTTATAATAATCAAGCTTCTATTTGAGAATTGTTTACCATGTAGATTGCAGGTCTGCTTCTTAGTAAAGAAGTAATAGATATTGTGCAGAGAATCATGATGGAAACTGATGCACATGAGATAATAGGTAGAGATATACAGGCACCGACTGTATACATGTTAAGTAGAGAAATAAATAGAGGGAAGCCTCCGCAAACAGCAACGATACACATAATAAGCAAGGTGATAGCAATGAGAGCTAAAAGCGTTAATACTACTGCTGCAAGTTTCGAACAAGTGGAGGGAGGCCGGGAACCTACTATATAGGCGGAGTTACCTTCAGAACGAGGAAATCCTGCATTGTGATTTGCCCGTGATTCGAATAATAGCTCTGTGATTGTATTTAAACACCCTTTTAGACTGTCTACTTCGTCTTTTAAAAGAGCCATATTACTCGCCACATTATTTCCTGTGGCAACGGATTGAGAAGCAGATCTATCTAATAAGCTGATTCTCTCTTCGATTTGCCTCACTTGACTATCTAACGAGCTAATTCTTCCGTCAAAGCTAAGTAAGACTCTATTTAAAGCTTCTTGATCACCGACTTGATCAGATGACGACGATGGCGTTGTTATTGACATATGATTCCTTACGTTGCTTTGAGAAAAAATAACAAAACTTAAAACAGAATATCTTAAAGAACAGAATATATCAAGACATAAGCTTTTAATTATCTAAGTTATGCAAAGAAAAGTACTTAGAAAGTTTTTTGTTTAAGGACCATAAAATAACTAACCCTATAGACCATTGTAAAATCAAACTAGAAAGACTGTAAACAGATATAGGGTTCCACCAATTGCCGTCTTCAGGGAAAAGCCCTTCGTAAAAATACCAGCACAGTAAAGTAGCTCCCTCGATTGGGAGTAAATATTTTATTATATAATCAAAAGATTTGTTGAGGTGTATATCCCCAGGAACAGCGTTAATAATTTTCTTTTTTAAATGTGGTAGCCCGTAATTTATTGCTGCATAGATAAAAATAAGACCATTGATAATTAACCCTATTCCCCAGACAGTGTCTTGGTTCGCAAATACAGACAGACTTAAAGAGGATGGCACACCAAGAATAAAGGCGATGATTGTGGCGGATAACTCCGCTATGTGTTTTTTGATGCCGAACTCTGAGAGTGTTTGCGAAAACAAAAACAGCATGGAAATCATTGATGAAAGAGCGGCCATAGCAAAAGCCAGGAAGAATATAGAACTGAAAATACCGGGTAGATAGGCAGAGCCTGGAACTCGGGTAAACAATTCTGGAAGATAGATAAAAGCTATACCTATACTAGATGAGCCTGCGCCTTGTTGTAATTGCGTTGTGCCTAAAGTATCTAATGAAGCGCACGTAGCAAATACAATGACCCCCATAATTAGGGAAACGAGGTTATTCGATATTGCTGTAAGAGCTCCGTTGCTCACCACACCCGTTTTTTTTGAGGCGAATCCTGAATATACTAGGAGTAATCCCCAACCAGCTCCGGTATCCCAGGCATTTTGGGTTAGAGCTTCTAACCACAATTTGTAGCTAGATAATGAGGTGAAATCTAGAGTAAAGAGCTGTTTGATTCCTTGCATGGCGTTAGGAAGTGTAATAGCTCTTAGGAGTAAGACTAGGGTGCACACAAAGAATGAGGGGATAAGAATTTTATTGCACTTCTCAATGCCTTGTACAATGCCTTTACGAATGATCATATAAGCTAAAAACAGGGACAGGAAATGAAAGAATAGAGGGGAAAGGCTTTGATAGTGTGTTTCCCACAATTGAGAAAAGTCATTTCCAGCATAAATTTTCCCGGAAATAGAGTAATAGAAATAGCTGAGACCCCACCCAACAATATTCGAGTAATAAGCTAGAATACACGTTGTTACTAAAGTAATAAAGCCTCCTAACCAGGCATATTTTGGACCTGCTGTTTTGATTAGGGTGCCTATCGGAGCTTTCTTTGTTAATTTTCCTAGAGAAAGCTCTACGATAATAAGAGGAATAGACCAGATAAATAAAAAAAGAAGCCAAATTAAAATAAAGGCCCCATTGCCATTTTGTGCTGCAATTCTAGGAAAACGCCAGATATTGCCAGCACCAACGGCTATTCCCATCATGGAGAAAATAAAGCCTAGTCTAGAAGAAAAATGGGTGGAATTTTTGCTCATTACATTTACTCTAATTCAATAAACTTATCTGAAAAGTGTTTGTTTGTCATACTTACAACACAACAATCAGACCAGACATTTAGAGATGTTTCAATCATGTCCAAGACGGTATAGAAAGGAAGAATTAATCCTAATAAATGTAGGGGAATTTGCATTGAAGTAATCAGAGAGGAAGCTAGGAAAAAGCATCCCATGGGTACCCCTGCATTGCCAACAGCACATAGCGTCGCAATAAAGATCCAACCAATCATAGAGAAAATAGAAAAACTCACACCATTTGATGTGGCAACAAAGAGCACGGTAATTAAGATAAAGGCTGCACAACCATTCATGTTAATCACAGAACATAGAGGAAAGGCAAGTCGTGATAATGATGGTTTGATTTTGAGTTCTTCCTCAGCTAGTTCCATGGTTAAAGGTAATGTAGATGCAGAGGACTTTGAAAAGAAGGCCGTAATTAATGCAGGAGACATGCTTTTAGCTATTTTGATAGGTGAAAGCTTATTGGCTTTCAAAAGCCATGGAAGGACAATGCACCCCTGAATTAAGTTCGCTCCTACTACACAAAGGAGATATTTACTAAAAATTACTAAGTTTCCTTGGCTGTGAGTGACTTCCTTGTAGAACAGAATGGAAAAAGCCATGGTAGCTGGGATGAGTAATTTTAGTATCCCCTTAGCAATATTAAGAAGAATAGAAAAAAACGTTGAGAATAGTGTTTGAGTGAAATGCTTTTCTTTTTCAGCGAGGAAAAGAGAGGAAATCCCTAATAAAGCAGCTAAAAATGTCGCAGAGATAACATTATTCTCTAAAAATGGCTCAAGAATGTTTCCAGGAATTGTATTTGCCAAGACCTTTAGGTATCCCGTTGAGCATGTGGCTGAAGCAGATGCCGTAGCTTCTTCTAATGGCATAACAGGGTAGATAATGAGGAATAATCCCAAACCAATTGTAGCAGCTATGATAGTAGTAAGAAGCGTGTAGTAGAGTACTTTGCTCCCCAGGGACAACATTATTTGAAAATTTTTAATTGACGTGATCGTAGAGCCAATAGCAAAAAACACTAGAGGAAGACTTAAAAACTTTAACAATTTTAAAAAAATTCCTGATACAATCTCTGCGCTTTGAAATATCAAGGGGATATTAAAGGAAGCGAGACCCAATCCTGCTAACATACTTCCTAATAATAAGAGGTTGTAATTCGATTTTGCGATTTTCTTTCTCATGATTGGCACTAAAAAAATTTTAATAAAAGTGTAATAAGAGTATAGTGTTTCGAGAATTTCTTTTCTTTGAAATAAAATAAAATAAAACTTTTTTAAAGTGTAGCATGTCTTGTTTTAATCTATCCTCAGTTAACCAAAGATTAGCTCCTGTTGGACCTAACCATTTTCCGGACGAAACAGATTGGAAAAATGTGTTTGAGTCCAAGATTATGAAAAGCTCTCGCAGTCATTTGGAACTAGAGAAATATCAGGCAAATCGTCAAACACGTGTTGCCGTCATTGCTTTATCTGTGCTGGTAACTTTAGTGTTATTAGCTATGCTTCTTGGAACCTTACAAATTCAAGCTTTTGTCATGACATGGGTTGCGGTTGTTGTAGCTGTAGCTGTTCCCACGATTTTACTCACAGGGGGCATGTATGTCTTGTATAGGATTAGCAGGAAAGTAGATGTTCTTGCGGGCTCAGTAATCAAACCTTTTGGGAATAGGGTTTGGGCTCCGATGCCACTATGTCACTATTACAAGCCTAAAGCTGAAGAAAAAGAACGTATTCAAGAAAGAATTCAAGAAACTCATATAGACTTGTCAACTTTGGATAAAAATGGTTCTGGAGTAGCATTAGTCTATTTTTATCCAGATGGTATAGATTATAGAATCCCAACCTTTGTATTTCCTTTAATAGCAGCTCCGTTTGTTGTTCTGATTAAAATGGTCTATAATTTGATCAGATTTATAGTGATTCCTTTTTATATACTTTTGCAAATGGTCATACAGTGTGTTTCTAAAACAGATATCTCTAAAGAAGATCGCTTTATTTTTAAGGATATAGTTCGAGAAATGGCTAGATCTCTCGTTAACCTTCTGAAGGCTCCTTTTTATGGCACAGCTTCAATGATGGCAGTCTTTTATGGTTTATTAAACCCTTTAGGAGGGCGAGTTGCTTATAGTTGTATTGAAAGAGATTGGAATAATGATGTGATTCGTTCTCGTGGCGTGTGGTTGGCAGTTCCTCAGCATAATTTTAAATTTGAAGGAGGAGGTACACGACAAGGATTAGGACAATTCAGTTATTACCTAATTGGATGTTTTCAACCTATTGGTATGTTTTTATTTAGAGAAGGAAAGATTGTGTCAGGTGCTCATACGTCGGTGCAATACTATCCTCAAGAGAGTCTACCTATTTATCCAGGAATAGCTGTTATTCCTGCTTCTGAAATTGAAGAAAGTAATCATGATGAGGAATTGGACAGTGCTAACAATGTAGAGTTAGAAGAATTGATCTAGTCTGTTTTCTTTTAAACTCCCATCTAAAATATTTTTGATGAAAAACTTAAATGCGTTAAACTAGCCTCAAAGTTTTTCTGTCAGACACTTTTACGTTTACTATCTAGGTATATTAGTTTTGAAATTCTAAGCTTTTTGTCTCAGAAAACCTTCAACAGTAGTATAACTTAGGGTTGTATTCGCTAGGAATAGAAACTCAATCTTTTATGGTATCCTCTAAGTTGTATGAAGAAGAGAATATGACAGTACAGCAGTCACAAGATGGGATCATCCTTACCTTTCATTTCTTCTAAAAATTTTCACGGAGAATCCGATATAATCCCCGAATTCGGTTGTCCATCAGCATTCATAAATTTTCTTATTTCCGAGTTAGTAGACCTTGAAGGTTCTTCAGAGATTGCTGAGGGCTATTTATCTTTATCAGAGAGCCTATTGATGCTTTCCCGAGATCATATCGTGGTTTTAAAAATCATCATTTTCTACGGGATGAAGTATGGGGTGAATAAGAAAAATTCTCGAATCTTGGTCGATGTTTTAGCCTACATAGATATCTTATTTAAAAAATTAGGCATTAGCTCTTCGGATAGACTCTCTTTGTGTTCTGCTAAAGTATGTGCGAATTTTGAATTATTTTCTTTAACTAGCGACACTAAATTCTTAGATCAGGTCTTCAAAGATTTTCATGTCCTAGAACAGTTACTTAAGATTCATCCTCATTTGAATGATAGATTAGGTTGGGAGCATTTTTGTCGCGGAGAAAAACACGAGGAAGTTTCTTATTTAGCAACTGCTTATGTATATGAAACTGTAGGAAAATCTTACTTAACATTATATTGTAAAAGCAAAGAAACGGCAGCTCTTATACGAAGCTCTCAATGTTTTTCTAAGGTATTAAGCCTGGTTCCAAATCGAGCAAGTGCTCACGCAGATTATGCCGAATGTTTGCAATTTTTCGGGCTAGAATCGGGAAAGTCTTCCTATATAGAACAAGCTATAGATCACTTGTCTAAGGCTATTTTTCTGAGCTTTAATCGTCATATTGATAGCGCAGCTCATGAGAATTATCGCTATAACTATGCTTTAGCAGTAGTAAGATTATTTGATCTAACTTATGAAAAAGAGCATTTCTATCAGGCGAATAAGGTATTGTATCAAACGGTGCAAGCATATCCTCATATTGCTGAGCTGTGGGTGTTGTGGGGGGAATTGTTGATTCGTTCCGGTTGGCTTAACAGCAGCATGAAGCACATAGAAATGGGGTTGGATAAGCTTGCTTCAGCTCAGAAAAAAGGAGCAGACCCGATTATTTTATCATCGCTTCTCGCGAATGGAATAGCAGTCCTTGGGTTGTATT is a genomic window of Chlamydia psittaci 6BC containing:
- the acpP gene encoding acyl carrier protein, with the protein product MSLEDDVKAIIVEQLGVDPSEVNENSSFIEDLNADSLDLTELIMTLEEKFNFEISEQDAEKLRTVGDVLTYIKTRQGQ
- the incB gene encoding inclusion membrane protein IncB, whose amino-acid sequence is MSITTPSSSSDQVGDQEALNRVLLSFDGRISSLDSQVRQIEERISLLDRSASQSVATGNNVASNMALLKDEVDSLKGCLNTITELLFESRANHNAGFPRSEGNSAYIVGSRPPSTCSKLAAVVLTLLALIAITLLIMCIVAVCGGFPLFISLLNMYTVGACISLPIISCASVSIMILCTISITSLLRSRPAIYMVNNSQIEA
- a CDS encoding dicarboxylate/amino acid:cation symporter gives rise to the protein MRKKIAKSNYNLLLLGSMLAGLGLASFNIPLIFQSAEIVSGIFLKLLKFLSLPLVFFAIGSTITSIKNFQIMLSLGSKVLYYTLLTTIIAATIGLGLFLIIYPVMPLEEATASASATCSTGYLKVLANTIPGNILEPFLENNVISATFLAALLGISSLFLAEKEKHFTQTLFSTFFSILLNIAKGILKLLIPATMAFSILFYKEVTHSQGNLVIFSKYLLCVVGANLIQGCIVLPWLLKANKLSPIKIAKSMSPALITAFFSKSSASTLPLTMELAEEELKIKPSLSRLAFPLCSVINMNGCAAFILITVLFVATSNGVSFSIFSMIGWIFIATLCAVGNAGVPMGCFFLASSLITSMQIPLHLLGLILPFYTVLDMIETSLNVWSDCCVVSMTNKHFSDKFIELE
- the fabG gene encoding 3-oxoacyl-ACP reductase FabG; translated protein: MNGILLGKKAIVTGGSRGIGFAISKLFVEQGADVEIWGINDEGGKKAAQELSKIGRPATFAKVDVSKSESVKEAVQNFITVHGNIDILVNNAGITRDNLLMRMSEEEWSSVINTNLNSLYYVCSSVIRPMIKARSGSIINISSVVGLMGSPGQTNYAAAKAGIIGFSRALAKEVAARNVRVNCIAPGCIDTDMTRVLNDNLKSEWLKNVPMGRMGFPEEIANVALFLASPLSSYITSQVLSVDGGMTY
- a CDS encoding tetratricopeptide repeat protein, with amino-acid sequence MGSSLPFISSKNFHGESDIIPEFGCPSAFINFLISELVDLEGSSEIAEGYLSLSESLLMLSRDHIVVLKIIIFYGMKYGVNKKNSRILVDVLAYIDILFKKLGISSSDRLSLCSAKVCANFELFSLTSDTKFLDQVFKDFHVLEQLLKIHPHLNDRLGWEHFCRGEKHEEVSYLATAYVYETVGKSYLTLYCKSKETAALIRSSQCFSKVLSLVPNRASAHADYAECLQFFGLESGKSSYIEQAIDHLSKAIFLSFNRHIDSAAHENYRYNYALAVVRLFDLTYEKEHFYQANKVLYQTVQAYPHIAELWVLWGELLIRSGWLNSSMKHIEMGLDKLASAQKKGADPIILSSLLANGIAVLGLYLDEPNLFKESRTRLVAAMRAFPGNSHLIQALGVVQLCSALYFGDDANFAAAASCFKSCIEWDAENINGWQKLFDAYFAWGVRKKSVRLLHKAVDIMKRLCSLRPEVFLFWSDRGLALKCLAEATTDLAYKEIYLEESLLYYRKAWDLTRRIEILELWGHSCYLLANLQESLEYYDQAYTLLSAIDEDKRSFRAKVIIASTLLGKGKLLEDESLVEQALVILNSLIDECPDQEDLLLLLGEAWLFLFWKRRCLESEELVRLYLEQAVALGCSEAYYTLGKFYAVKKEIGQAWAMVMRSVDFGFKITESRWLNDPCLANLRAGHEFHEVVANQRGKLWWANKTEAKRN
- a CDS encoding sodium-dependent transporter; this encodes MSKNSTHFSSRLGFIFSMMGIAVGAGNIWRFPRIAAQNGNGAFILIWLLFLFIWSIPLIIVELSLGKLTKKAPIGTLIKTAGPKYAWLGGFITLVTTCILAYYSNIVGWGLSYFYYSISGKIYAGNDFSQLWETHYQSLSPLFFHFLSLFLAYMIIRKGIVQGIEKCNKILIPSFFVCTLVLLLRAITLPNAMQGIKQLFTLDFTSLSSYKLWLEALTQNAWDTGAGWGLLLVYSGFASKKTGVVSNGALTAISNNLVSLIMGVIVFATCASLDTLGTTQLQQGAGSSSIGIAFIYLPELFTRVPGSAYLPGIFSSIFFLAFAMAALSSMISMLFLFSQTLSEFGIKKHIAELSATIIAFILGVPSSLSLSVFANQDTVWGIGLIINGLIFIYAAINYGLPHLKKKIINAVPGDIHLNKSFDYIIKYLLPIEGATLLCWYFYEGLFPEDGNWWNPISVYSLSSLILQWSIGLVILWSLNKKLSKYFSLHNLDN
- the fabD gene encoding ACP S-malonyltransferase, with amino-acid sequence MTKKIGFLFPGQGSQYVGMGKDLVENYPEAAKVFALADETLGFSLSSIMFNGPEEKLLETAYSQLAIYLHSLAVVEILSSRTSITPAAVTGLSLGEYTALVASGRISSVDGFNIISKRAQFMNQACQQSPGAMAAVLGLTADVIEQNLESLGEGIWVANYNAPKQIVIAGLREKIEEAVKLFTDLGAKRAILLKVFGAFHTPLMQSAEDELAPYLYDLNMNSSEIPFVSNVTANFLRNNDEILQCLVKQMTSPTLWYQSCSKIDLEVDEFLELGPGKVLAGLNRSIGLNKPIKSLGTVESINNFLSGL
- a CDS encoding cyclic nucleotide-binding domain-containing protein — encoded protein: MNLIDRAFLLKKNPIFNSLDMDILLAISDKTEIMIFKPGVKIFSIEEPSFSLYIIVEGYVKITDNSSSLSVTISSQECFGEESLFSNKPREYNAEAITQVRTLTLSKGQFLSIVEECPSVALSLLELYAKQITFRHPIS